ACGTCCACCCTGACTGCTGCTGGCTCCCCTTCTCAGCCGTGCTGCGAGTGCCCTCATCCTGTGGCTCTTCCCCCTCCCAAACCTGTCCCCACAGTGCTCTCACTCTTGAACAGGGTCAGCAGGAGGCTGGTCTGTGGTGCCTTGCCTGGCCCTTGCTGACTGGTCCCATGCCCGCATGTCTCTCCCCTCCAGGTCGGTGGGGCTGAGGTGCCAGAGCGAGCATCTGCTTCTGAGGAGGCGCCTGCCCTGGCCTCTGAGGAGCGGGGTGGCTTCAAGAAGTCCCGAGATGTGTTTGGCCTGGACTTTGGCACCACCACAGCCAAGCCGCCTGCCCCGCCGGCCTCAGAGGTGAGGGTTGGCGCCCTCGCTCCTCTCCATCACTCCCTGATGCCAGTCCTGTGGTCAGCCTCTCTCACAGATAGggagactgaggcttagagaagtacTTGTTAGGGTTACttatctcctcccctcccacctccacccagcTGCCAAGCGGAAGGCTCTTCCACGCAGCTGCTGTGATCTCGGACGCCATGTACATCTTCGGGGGCACCGTGGACAACAACATCCGCAGTGGGGAGATGTACAGGTTCCAGGTGGGGCTCATGGACCGACTGCAGGGGAGCCAGCCAGGGTGGATGGGTCCCAGAtgatggaaactgaggccccgtaGGTAGGGGTGGGACTTGTCCAAGGGGGCCAGAGCCAGGGGTCTAGTGGGATGGCAGCCTTCCTGAGGAGTCTGGAAGACAGGGTGGGGAACTCTAGGCCGAGGGCAGTCTGAGGGACCTCTgtgcagggtggggtgggtggggcaaCATTGGGGGCTCACAGTGGAGCCAGTGGAGGCCGGGGAGCAGGCTTGGGCCAGTGGAGggagctgggctgagctgggctgggcaGTGTGGCTTAGAAGGGGGCAGAGCCTGGGCCAGTGCTGGCTTCCCTGGGCAACACTGGGTCTCCTCCCGCAGTTCTCTTGTTACCCCAAGTGCACACTGCATGAGGACTACGGGAGGCTGTGGGAGAGCCGCCAGTTCTGCGACGTGGAGTTTGTGTTGGGCGAGGTGAGTGCCTTCCCTATGCCCAGCCTGTCCCCTGTACTGCAGGGTGGAGGCTGTGCCCTGAGGCACTGCTGGCCTCCCCCTTGTGCCTGGAGTCCTAGAGCCCTTACCTGGCTGTCTGGGCCTCCGTCCCAGCCAGGATGAGGGTCCTGTGCTCCCCACCAAGGTGTCATTCTTGCTCCAGAAGGAGGAGTGTGTGCAGGGCCATGTGGCCATTGTCACCGCTCGGAGCCGCTGGCTCCGTAGGAAGATCATGCAGGCGCGGGAACGGCTAGCCCAGGTGAGGTGCTGCCCAGTCCCTCCTGCCAGGACAGTGGCATCTGTGGGGTGCCCCTGagctccccttcctctccctatagaagctggaggaggaggcagcccCCGCTTCCAGGGAGGACCCTGGTGCAGCAGGGGCCCGGCCACCCCTGCTGCACGTGGCCATCCGCGAGGCCGAGGCCCGGCCCTTTGAAGTGCTCATGCAGTTCCTCTACACGGACAAGATCAAGTACCCACGGAAAGGTGCGCTGGGGGTGGGAACAGGGTGGACAGGCGCACAGCCTGAGGCCCGGCGGCCACCACCACTCATGTCCACTGGTACGGTTGAGTTGCCTGATGACCCAGACCCACACTCCTCTGAAAGAAGCCCTGGACCCtgtcctcccctccaccctgccccgcaccttctccctctctccatgacTCTGAGGTTCAGGGAGCTCTTGGATGCAGGCCACGTGGAGGATGTGCTGCTCATCATGGATGTCTACAAGTTGGCACTGAGCTTCCAGTTGTGCCGCCTGGAGCAGCTGTGCCGACAGTACATTGAGGCCTCCGTGGACTTGCAGAATGTGCTGGTTGTGTGTGAGAGTGCCACCAGGCTGCAGCTGGGCCAGCTGAAGGTGCGGGCCGGTGTGCATGGCCCACCCCACCTACCACAGGCCCCCATCCCCCACTGCCAACACCAACCCCAGGCTGCTGACCCCCGCTGCAAGCCCCCCCGCCCTGCTGCTGCCAACCCGCACCCCAGGCTGCCAACTCTCGCCACAGGGCCCCCATATCCCGTTGTCAAACCCTACCCCAGGCTGCCGACCCCTGTCACAAGCCCCCTGTTCCCTGCCCCGGCCCAAGTCCTCCTGCCCAGGCTGCTGCCCCATCGGCCAAGGCCTGACCCTGCTTGCCTGCTCCGGCTTGTGTGTCCCAGGAGCATTGCCTGAACTTCGTGGTGAAGGAGTCCCACTTCAATCAGGTGATCATGATGAAGGAGTTTGAACGTCTCTCTTCCCCACTGATCGTGGAGATTGTGCGGCGGAAGCAGCAGCCACCTCCCCGTGCTCCCTCAGAGCAGCCCGTGGACATTGGTAGGGATCCAGTCCCCATCCCTGAGGCAGCAGAACGGGATGGTATTCATCCTGGGTGGAGACTTGGGAGCCATGGAAGTACCTGCCAGGCCCTCAGGGTGGGGTGTGGGTACCGGGGGTGCCCAGAGCGCTCCTGGGGCTCCTGCATGGGCAGACAGGGAGGCAGGTCAGGCTCATTGGAAGGAAGAGCTCCTGACCTATGGGGCATCCTACCACAGCTGTGTGCCTGAGGGCGGAGAATCTCCTGAGTGCGTTTCCAGAGGTGGGCACGGGTCCTGCTCTAGTGAGGGTACCTGCCCTGACTGACATCAGGTTTGACAGCTCTGTTGGGAGCAGTGTGCTCAGGGTCAGTGACTAGTTGCAAGCTTCTTTTCTAGGCATGCCCACCCTTTGGGGCCTAGTGAGAGGTAAGCTCAGTCCAAAGACTTCAGACATTCCTGGTAGCTCCCTGTGCCCACCTAGTCCGGGAAGGGACATCACAGTCTCCTTCATCCCCTGACTCTCCCTGGGGTCTGTGCTGCATCTGGCCATTGGCCCTGGGTGACACAAGGAGGGACACAGTGCTTGCCAGACCCAGAGGGGGCTCAAGCATAAGGGTAGGGAGGAGGGTTCAGTCGGCTGAGTTGGGGAGATCAGACTCTGGGGGTCGGGCAGGCCTAAGGGCCGTGTTTGGGGCTGAGGGGAGAAGGTAACAGGGCCTGTTAGTGCCTCAAGGGCCAGAGTGAGCCTTCTGGCCTGGGAGATGTTTGTTCAGGGAAGCAGCATGGGCAGATGTCTAGGAAGCAGTGCCTGGGGCCCTGAGGCCCAAATCTGATGGCTGAGtctgcagaggggcaggaggcaTCTGCTCGGGGTCCCTCTACACCAACCCCTGCCCTCCCTACCAGGCACATCTCTGATCCAGGACATGAAGGCATACCTGGAGGGGGCAGGTGCAGAGTTCTGTGACATCACTCTGCTGCTGGATGGGCACCCAAGACCGGCCCACAAGGCCATCCTGGCCGCTCGCTCcaggtgggtgggggtgtggcTGCAGGGCAGGGCAGTCCCGGGCACAGCTTCTGTTTGCCGAGAGCCAGGACTCAAATGCCCCTGTCTGCAGCTACTTTGAGGCCATGTTCCGGTCCTTCATGCCCGAGGACGGGCAGGTGAACATCTCCATCGGGGAGATGGTGCCCAGCAGGCAGGCCTTTGAGTCCATGCTGCGCTACATCTACTACGGCGAGGTCAACATGCCGCCCGAGGACTCTCTGCATCCTCCCTGCCATGGGTGCTCCCAGGTCACCTCTGGAGGCCCGAGTCCCCAACTTAGGCAGCTTTGGAGCCTCGTGGGTCGGTTCTGGCCTAGCGATTTCCTGAGGATTTCCTGGTACCTAATACTCTCCCAGCAGTTGGTcagcaggcacagagaggttggcaGCCGGGAGGGATGGGTGGGTTCTTGACTCTCACAACTGCCCAGAGGAAGTGGTCCTGTGTTATAGGTGAGTAGATCACCGTGGAGTGATTCCTGGTCGTGTCACTTCATGGGGGCCTGCACATGGGTGCAAGATGCCTTTCAGGGCTCTGTGAAGCCACAGTTAGTTCTGCAAATGTGCATATGGCTATTTTCCTGGGGGAggattttgggttttctttggaTCTTGAATAGGGCCTTTGACCCCCTAAGTACTTCAGAGTCTGTGTAGAGAGCAAATCAGTGTCCTGCCTGGATTGGAGCCCTTGTGCTGGtcccttggggtgggggtggggggcggtttcCTTGTTCTGAGCACACAGGAGGAGGCAGCCACCGTCTCAGGCTTCCTCTGCCCCTGGTGCACGCGGGGCTCCAGCTGCACCCTCCCAGGGGAGATGCACAGGTGGCGGGAGGACGAGCTCCTTTGGCTGGCAGCTCCTTAACCAGCCCCCAGCTACCTGTTTGCGGCTCCCTACTATTACGGTTTCTACAACAACCGGCTGCAGGCGTACTGCAAGCAGAACCTGGAGATGAACGTGACAGTACAGAATGTACTGCAGGTAGCTCGGCGGGTGCTCATGGGCCTTCCTGAACctgggtgagtgggggagggaggggcagcacCTCAAGGAACCTGCCGTTCCAGATCCTGGAGGCAGCTGACAAGACGCAAGCACTGGACATGAAGCGGCACTGCCTGCACATCATCGTGCACCAGTTCACCAAGGTCAGGGCCCTCCCAGCCCAGCACTCACTGCCAACCCATCTTTAGGA
This genomic window from Panthera uncia isolate 11264 unplaced genomic scaffold, Puncia_PCG_1.0 HiC_scaffold_1246, whole genome shotgun sequence contains:
- the LOC125916845 gene encoding leucine-zipper-like transcriptional regulator 1 isoform X2, with translation MTPRWHPRAPVSANVGTVALGSRLVLWGHEVQVCAGWPRSSPPPSSHYRLPVARSAHGATVYSDKLWIFAGYDGNARLNDMWTIGLQDRELTCWEEVAQSGEIPPSCCNFPVAVCRDKMFVFSGQSGAKITNNLFQFEFKDKTWTRIPTEHLLRGSPPPPQRRYGHTMVAFDRHLYVFGGAADNTLPNELHCYDVDFQTWEVVQPSSDSEVGGAEVPERASASEEAPALASEERGGFKKSRDVFGLDFGTTTAKPPAPPASELPSGRLFHAAAVISDAMYIFGGTVDNNIRSGEMYRFQFSCYPKCTLHEDYGRLWESRQFCDVEFVLGEKEECVQGHVAIVTARSRWLRRKIMQARERLAQKLEEEAAPASREDPGAAGARPPLLHVAIREAEARPFEVLMQFLYTDKIKYPRKGHVEDVLLIMDVYKLALSFQLCRLEQLCRQYIEASVDLQNVLVVCESATRLQLGQLKEHCLNFVVKESHFNQVIMMKEFERLSSPLIVEIVRRKQQPPPRAPSEQPVDIGTSLIQDMKAYLEGAGAEFCDITLLLDGHPRPAHKAILAARSSYFEAMFRSFMPEDGQVNISIGEMVPSRQAFESMLRYIYYGEVNMPPEDSLYLFAAPYYYGFYNNRLQAYCKQNLEMNVTVQNVLQILEAADKTQALDMKRHCLHIIVHQFTKVSKLPTLRSLSQQLLLDIIDSLASHISDKQCAELGADI
- the LOC125916845 gene encoding leucine-zipper-like transcriptional regulator 1 isoform X1, encoding MTPRWHPRAPVSANVGTVALGSRLVLWGHEVQVCAGWPRSSPPPSSHYRLPVARSAHGATVYSDKLWIFAGYDGNARLNDMWTIGLQDRELTCWEEVAQSGEIPPSCCNFPVAVCRDKMFVFSGQSGAKITNNLFQFEFKDKTWTRIPTEHLLRGSPPPPQRRYGHTMVAFDRHLYVFGGAADNTLPNELHCYDVDFQTWEVVQPSSDSEVGGAEVPERASASEEAPALASEERGGFKKSRDVFGLDFGTTTAKPPAPPASELPSGRLFHAAAVISDAMYIFGGTVDNNIRSGEMYRFQFSCYPKCTLHEDYGRLWESRQFCDVEFVLGEKEECVQGHVAIVTARSRWLRRKIMQARERLAQKLEEEAAPASREDPGAAGARPPLLHVAIREAEARPFEVLMQFLYTDKIKYPRKGALGVGTGWTGAQPEARRPPPLMSTGTVELPDDPDPHSSERSPGPCPPLHPAPHLLPLSMTLRFRELLDAGHVEDVLLIMDVYKLALSFQLCRLEQLCRQYIEASVDLQNVLVVCESATRLQLGQLKEHCLNFVVKESHFNQVIMMKEFERLSSPLIVEIVRRKQQPPPRAPSEQPVDIGTSLIQDMKAYLEGAGAEFCDITLLLDGHPRPAHKAILAARSSYFEAMFRSFMPEDGQVNISIGEMVPSRQAFESMLRYIYYGEVNMPPEDSLYLFAAPYYYGFYNNRLQAYCKQNLEMNVTVQNVLQILEAADKTQALDMKRHCLHIIVHQFTKVSKLPTLRSLSQQLLLDIIDSLASHISDKQCAELGADI